One region of Scomber scombrus chromosome 10, fScoSco1.1, whole genome shotgun sequence genomic DNA includes:
- the phf8 gene encoding histone lysine demethylase PHF8 isoform X1: MASVPVYCLCRLPYDVTRFMIECDICQDWFHGSCVGVEEDKAAEIDLYHCPNCQVTHGPSVMRKRRGGNKQTDGGASAGRDPSQPVKTGSPQFVRELRSRTFPNADEVLLKPSGAHLTVEFLEEHSFSVPVMVLRRDGLGMTLPPSSFCVSDVEHYIGADKEIDVIDVSRQCDLKMRLGDFVEYYNSPNRDRVLNVISLEFSETRLSNLVETPKIVRKLSWVENLWPEESVFERPNVQKYCLMGVKDSYTDFHIDFGGTSVWYHVLRGEKIFYLVSPTPANLALFERWSSSSNQNEMFFGDQVDMCYRCSVKQGNTLFIPTGWIHAVLTPVDCLAFGGNFLHSLNIDMQLRAYEIEKRLSTADLFRFPNFETVCWYVGKHLLDTFRGLRENRRHPATYLVHGAKALNNAFRSWTRKEALADHEIEIPETINTPMLVKDLAKEIRLVEDIFQQNIGRPGPQFPGSPLSKAPLTTSQNSGRPPGKKKGPKPKEVLGGLGPPGTKKKSQKGLLKAEAGELDLLEIHTKHTLKKFQPGKSKNKNKLELPLEEFEGKLNKSKLKLVLTNGKIQGKKEGNNNGAGSAGKFKHLAMEGSSLSDLESEDELQIDETPPPRRKLTGSSKKKKLSGLPRKLPRAKPCSDPNRIREPGEVDFDIEEDYTTDEEALAAHGVKGGAGGILDLLKASKQVAGLDSAALSEEAPASPSTRDAIQGMLSMANPPSSSSSSSSSSPLSISGGLTEGIRAVKEKGGRAVWVTGGVKKTGNPEKKPVVQRPGKRPIKRPARHLSDEDSPDEQETLGTCFKDSDYVYPSLESDEEDKANKAKMKRKKNWDDTPWSPKARVMPTLPKQERPAREGARVASVETGLAAAAAKLAQQEQQKPVKRKYTKKQRPPAPVATPPPVQTEPAPPSPPPAPESTADFSPDRRMDYYSASLLDHEYTAGPGPFGPGGPRGSGAMAPGVFLTSRRPSLSPQNSSSHSGASPAGQVSQGTTGVGQGKRPKKGLATAKQRLGKILKIHRNGKLLL, encoded by the exons ATGGCATCGGTGCCAGTGTACTGCTTGTGTCGCTTGCCATATGATGTGACACGCTTCATGATCGAGTGTGACATTTGTCAAGACTGGTTCCATGGAAG CTGTGTTGGAGTCGAGGAGGACAAAGCAGCTGAAATTGACCTGTATCACTGCCCCAACTGCCAGGTCACCCATGGGCCATCTGTCA TGCGCAAACGCCGTGGAGGCAATAAGCAGACAGATGGAGGTGCTAGTGCAGGAAGAGATCCAAGTCAGCCTGTCAAGACCGGAAGCCCACAGTTTGTTAGGGAGCTACGGAGTCGCACCTTTCCAAA TGCGGATGAAGTCTTGCTAAAACCGTCTGGGGCCCATCTGACAGTGGAGTTTCTTGAGGAGCATTCATTCAGTGTTCCTGTCATGGTGTTGAGGCGGGATGGTCTAGGCATGACCCTTCCCCCATCATCATTCTGCGTCAGTGATGTAGAGCACTATATCG GTGCAGACAAAGAGATTGATGTGATTGACGTGTCTCGCCAATGTGATCTGAAGATGCGGTTGGGAGACTTTGTTGAATACTATAACAGCCCCAACAGAGACAGAGTACTGAATGTCATCAGCTTGGAGTTCTCTGAGACCAG GCTTTCAAACTTGGTGGAGACTCCAAAGATTGTGAGGAAACTGTCATGGGTGGAAAACCTCTGGCCTGAAGAATCTGTGTTTGAACGGCCCAATGTGCAAAAGTACTGCCTAATGGGAGTTAAGGATAGCTACACAGACTTCCATATTGACTTCGGAGGCACATCAGTGTGGTACCATGTTCTGAGG GGCGAAAAAATCTTCTACCTAGTTTCCCCCACCCCAGCCAACCTGGCACTTTTTGAGCGTTGGAGTTCCTCATCCAACCAGAATGAGATGTTCTTTGGAGACCAGGTTGATATGTGTTACAGGTGCTCTGTCAAACAAGGAAACACCTTGTTCATACCAACCG GTTGGATTCATGCAGTGCTGACCCCTGTGGACTGCCTGGCCTTTGGAGGAAACTTTTTGCATAGTCTTAACATTGACATGCAGCTTCG GGCGTATGAAATAGAGAAGAGATTAAGCACTGCAGACTTGTTCAGATTTCCCAACTTTGAGACTGTGTGCTGGTATGTTGGAAAGCACCTTCTTGATACCTTCAGAG GTTTGAGAGAAAACCGTAGGCACCCTGCCACTTACCTGGTTCATGGAGCAAAGGCCCTGAACAACGCCTTCCGCAGCTGGACCCGTAAAGAG GCTTTAGCAGATCATGAAATTGAGATTCCAGAAACCATCAATACCCCAATGCTAGTGAAGGACCTGGCCAAGGAGATTCGTCTTGTTGAG GACATCTTTCAGCAAAACATCGGCCGCCCTGGACCTCAGTTTCCTGGTTCACCACTCTCTAAAGCTCCCCTGACCACCTCTCAAAATTCAGGACGTCCCcctggaaaaaagaaaggtcCCAAACCCAAGGAGGTGTTGGGGGGTCTTGGGCCACCAGGAAccaagaagaagagtcagaaggGTCTACTCAAGGCAGAAGCAGGAGAACTTGACCTCCTCGAGATCCACACCAAACATACACTCAAGAAATTTCAACCTGGCAAGtccaaaaacaagaacaag TTGGAGCTGCCATTGGAAGAGTTTGAAGGGaagttaaataaaagcaaacTCAAACTTGTGCTGACCAACGGAAAAATCCAAGG TAAGAAGGAAGGCAACAATAATGGTGCAGGAAGTGCTGGAAAGTTCAAACATCTAGCCATGGAGGGATCCAGTCTCTCTGACTTGGAGTCCGAGGATGAGCTGCAAATTGACGAGACCCCTCCTCCGCGACGCAAGCTTACAGGATCtagcaagaaaaagaaactaaGCG GTCTTCCTAGGAAGCTGCCCAGAGCTAAACCCTGCTCTGACCCCAATCGCATCAGGGAACCCGGAGAGGTTGACtttgacattgag GAAGATTACACCACAGATGAAGAAGCTCTGGCCGCTCATGGAGTGAAGGGTGGTGCGGGGGGCATTCTGGACTTATTGAAGGCCAGCAAGCAAGTGGCAGGCTTGGATTCTGCAGCACTCAG TGAGGAAGCCCCAGCCTCTCCCAGTACTCGTGATGCCATCCAGGGTATGCTCTCCATGGCTAACCCCCCTTCCTcgtcctcatcttcctcctcctcatctcccttATCTATCTCTGGAGGCCTGACAGAGGGAATTCGGGCTGTCAAGGAGAAGGGTGGCAGGGCTGTATGGGTGACTGGAGGGGTCAAAAAGACTGGAAATCCTGAGAAGAAACCTGTAGTCCAGCGGCCTGGAAAACGGCCAATTAAGCGGCCAGCTCGTCACCTTAGCGATGAGGACAGTCCAGATGAACAAGAAACTCTGGGAACCTGTTTTAAAGATTCAGACTATG TTTACCCGTCCTTGGAGTCTGATGAGGAGGACAAGGCTAACAAGGCTAAGATGAAGCGGAAGAAAAACTGGGATGACACACCTTGGAGCCCGAAAG cTAGGGTGATGCCCACCCTTCCAAAACAGGAGCGACCAGCCAGAGAAGGGGCTAGAGTTGCATCTGTGGAAACTGGCCTTGCAGCAGCTGCTGCCAAACTGGCACAACAA GAGCAGCAGAAACCTGTGAAAAGGAAGTACACCAAAAAGCAGCGTCCTCCTGCTCCTGTAGCCACTCCTCCCCCTGTTCAGACTGAGCCAGCCCCACCCTCCCCACCACCTGCTCCAGAGTCAACAGCAGACTTCAGCCCAGACAGGAGGATGGATTACTACTCTGCCAGTCTGCTGGACCATGAATACACAGCGGGACCAGGACCTTTTGGCCCCGGAGGCCCTAGAGGCAGCGGAGCCATGGCCCCCGGTGTATTCCTCACTTCACGCCGACCTTCCTTGTCTCCGCAAAACAGCAGCTCTCACTCTGGTGCATCTCCTGCAGGGCAAGTCAGCCAAGGTACAACAGGAGTTGGTCAAG GTAAACGTCCAAAGAAAGGACTTGCAACAGCAAAACAGAGACTTGGAAAAATTCTGAAAATTCACCGCAACGGCAAACTTCTCTTGTGA
- the phf8 gene encoding histone lysine demethylase PHF8 isoform X2 gives MASVPVYCLCRLPYDVTRFMIECDICQDWFHGSCVGVEEDKAAEIDLYHCPNCQVTHGPSVMRKRRGGNKQTDGGASAGRDPSQPVKTGSPQFVRELRSRTFPNADEVLLKPSGAHLTVEFLEEHSFSVPVMVLRRDGLGMTLPPSSFCVSDVEHYIGADKEIDVIDVSRQCDLKMRLGDFVEYYNSPNRDRVLNVISLEFSETRLSNLVETPKIVRKLSWVENLWPEESVFERPNVQKYCLMGVKDSYTDFHIDFGGTSVWYHVLRGEKIFYLVSPTPANLALFERWSSSSNQNEMFFGDQVDMCYRCSVKQGNTLFIPTGWIHAVLTPVDCLAFGGNFLHSLNIDMQLRAYEIEKRLSTADLFRFPNFETVCWYVGKHLLDTFRGLRENRRHPATYLVHGAKALNNAFRSWTRKEALADHEIEIPETINTPMLVKDLAKEIRLVEDIFQQNIGRPGPQFPGSPLSKAPLTTSQNSGRPPGKKKGPKPKEVLGGLGPPGTKKKSQKGLLKAEAGELDLLEIHTKHTLKKFQPGKSKNKNKLELPLEEFEGKLNKSKLKLVLTNGKIQGKKEGNNNGAGSAGKFKHLAMEGSSLSDLESEDELQIDETPPPRRKLTGSSKKKKLSGLPRKLPRAKPCSDPNRIREPGEVDFDIEEDYTTDEEALAAHGVKGGAGGILDLLKASKQVAGLDSAALSEEAPASPSTRDAIQGMLSMANPPSSSSSSSSSSPLSISGGLTEGIRAVKEKGGRAVWVTGGVKKTGNPEKKPVVQRPGKRPIKRPARHLSDEDSPDEQETLGTCFKDSDYVYPSLESDEEDKANKAKMKRKKNWDDTPWSPKG, from the exons ATGGCATCGGTGCCAGTGTACTGCTTGTGTCGCTTGCCATATGATGTGACACGCTTCATGATCGAGTGTGACATTTGTCAAGACTGGTTCCATGGAAG CTGTGTTGGAGTCGAGGAGGACAAAGCAGCTGAAATTGACCTGTATCACTGCCCCAACTGCCAGGTCACCCATGGGCCATCTGTCA TGCGCAAACGCCGTGGAGGCAATAAGCAGACAGATGGAGGTGCTAGTGCAGGAAGAGATCCAAGTCAGCCTGTCAAGACCGGAAGCCCACAGTTTGTTAGGGAGCTACGGAGTCGCACCTTTCCAAA TGCGGATGAAGTCTTGCTAAAACCGTCTGGGGCCCATCTGACAGTGGAGTTTCTTGAGGAGCATTCATTCAGTGTTCCTGTCATGGTGTTGAGGCGGGATGGTCTAGGCATGACCCTTCCCCCATCATCATTCTGCGTCAGTGATGTAGAGCACTATATCG GTGCAGACAAAGAGATTGATGTGATTGACGTGTCTCGCCAATGTGATCTGAAGATGCGGTTGGGAGACTTTGTTGAATACTATAACAGCCCCAACAGAGACAGAGTACTGAATGTCATCAGCTTGGAGTTCTCTGAGACCAG GCTTTCAAACTTGGTGGAGACTCCAAAGATTGTGAGGAAACTGTCATGGGTGGAAAACCTCTGGCCTGAAGAATCTGTGTTTGAACGGCCCAATGTGCAAAAGTACTGCCTAATGGGAGTTAAGGATAGCTACACAGACTTCCATATTGACTTCGGAGGCACATCAGTGTGGTACCATGTTCTGAGG GGCGAAAAAATCTTCTACCTAGTTTCCCCCACCCCAGCCAACCTGGCACTTTTTGAGCGTTGGAGTTCCTCATCCAACCAGAATGAGATGTTCTTTGGAGACCAGGTTGATATGTGTTACAGGTGCTCTGTCAAACAAGGAAACACCTTGTTCATACCAACCG GTTGGATTCATGCAGTGCTGACCCCTGTGGACTGCCTGGCCTTTGGAGGAAACTTTTTGCATAGTCTTAACATTGACATGCAGCTTCG GGCGTATGAAATAGAGAAGAGATTAAGCACTGCAGACTTGTTCAGATTTCCCAACTTTGAGACTGTGTGCTGGTATGTTGGAAAGCACCTTCTTGATACCTTCAGAG GTTTGAGAGAAAACCGTAGGCACCCTGCCACTTACCTGGTTCATGGAGCAAAGGCCCTGAACAACGCCTTCCGCAGCTGGACCCGTAAAGAG GCTTTAGCAGATCATGAAATTGAGATTCCAGAAACCATCAATACCCCAATGCTAGTGAAGGACCTGGCCAAGGAGATTCGTCTTGTTGAG GACATCTTTCAGCAAAACATCGGCCGCCCTGGACCTCAGTTTCCTGGTTCACCACTCTCTAAAGCTCCCCTGACCACCTCTCAAAATTCAGGACGTCCCcctggaaaaaagaaaggtcCCAAACCCAAGGAGGTGTTGGGGGGTCTTGGGCCACCAGGAAccaagaagaagagtcagaaggGTCTACTCAAGGCAGAAGCAGGAGAACTTGACCTCCTCGAGATCCACACCAAACATACACTCAAGAAATTTCAACCTGGCAAGtccaaaaacaagaacaag TTGGAGCTGCCATTGGAAGAGTTTGAAGGGaagttaaataaaagcaaacTCAAACTTGTGCTGACCAACGGAAAAATCCAAGG TAAGAAGGAAGGCAACAATAATGGTGCAGGAAGTGCTGGAAAGTTCAAACATCTAGCCATGGAGGGATCCAGTCTCTCTGACTTGGAGTCCGAGGATGAGCTGCAAATTGACGAGACCCCTCCTCCGCGACGCAAGCTTACAGGATCtagcaagaaaaagaaactaaGCG GTCTTCCTAGGAAGCTGCCCAGAGCTAAACCCTGCTCTGACCCCAATCGCATCAGGGAACCCGGAGAGGTTGACtttgacattgag GAAGATTACACCACAGATGAAGAAGCTCTGGCCGCTCATGGAGTGAAGGGTGGTGCGGGGGGCATTCTGGACTTATTGAAGGCCAGCAAGCAAGTGGCAGGCTTGGATTCTGCAGCACTCAG TGAGGAAGCCCCAGCCTCTCCCAGTACTCGTGATGCCATCCAGGGTATGCTCTCCATGGCTAACCCCCCTTCCTcgtcctcatcttcctcctcctcatctcccttATCTATCTCTGGAGGCCTGACAGAGGGAATTCGGGCTGTCAAGGAGAAGGGTGGCAGGGCTGTATGGGTGACTGGAGGGGTCAAAAAGACTGGAAATCCTGAGAAGAAACCTGTAGTCCAGCGGCCTGGAAAACGGCCAATTAAGCGGCCAGCTCGTCACCTTAGCGATGAGGACAGTCCAGATGAACAAGAAACTCTGGGAACCTGTTTTAAAGATTCAGACTATG TTTACCCGTCCTTGGAGTCTGATGAGGAGGACAAGGCTAACAAGGCTAAGATGAAGCGGAAGAAAAACTGGGATGACACACCTTGGAGCCCGAAAG GGTGA